From a single Hymenobacter sp. YIM 151500-1 genomic region:
- a CDS encoding PorT family protein: MKRLLSLLALLLLVGALPSRLLAATPPAGPDDTILVKLPNQATMTLFVKNKAQLRELRSYKLDSLLLLLEGYITQAEAAGKNSKSDKVTLEFYPAKDRPGKQLPEQIRVTVRNDGATRSAGAKGDKVEVTMGRLFGVKVEEGTGANGSDRVEVHLGSTPKDDSINNARRKAKQEERANRAVRSNFNLNLGLNAWVNQAGSTTTDVQPDLRPFGSRYLSLNWHYDIRVGRRGSPLYLVTGPELAFNNYMLDGNYQFADADNRTEIAQAPAGRELEKSKLAVTTINLPLMAKLSFQNKKGKDAFRIGAGGFVGYRLGSHTKLKYEQDGRTRKDKDRGGYNLQDFQYGVQGIIGIRGIELFAKYNLNEVFKDNRGPQAQTLSFGFSSLLN; this comes from the coding sequence ATGAAACGCCTCCTCTCTCTCCTCGCTTTGCTGCTCCTCGTGGGTGCTCTGCCCTCCCGCCTGCTGGCCGCCACGCCCCCAGCCGGCCCCGACGATACCATCCTGGTGAAACTGCCCAACCAGGCCACCATGACGCTGTTCGTGAAAAACAAAGCCCAGCTCCGGGAGCTGCGCAGCTACAAGCTCGACTCGCTGCTGCTGCTGCTCGAAGGCTACATCACCCAGGCCGAAGCCGCCGGCAAAAACTCCAAGTCCGATAAAGTGACCCTGGAGTTCTATCCCGCCAAAGACCGGCCCGGCAAGCAGTTGCCCGAGCAAATCCGGGTGACGGTGCGCAACGATGGCGCTACCCGCTCTGCTGGCGCCAAAGGCGACAAAGTGGAAGTAACCATGGGGCGCCTGTTTGGGGTGAAGGTGGAAGAAGGCACCGGCGCCAATGGCTCCGACCGGGTGGAAGTTCACCTGGGTTCTACCCCCAAGGATGATTCCATTAACAACGCCCGGCGCAAAGCCAAGCAGGAGGAAAGAGCCAACCGCGCCGTGCGCAGCAACTTCAACCTGAACCTGGGGCTGAACGCCTGGGTAAACCAGGCGGGCTCCACCACCACCGACGTGCAGCCCGACCTGCGGCCCTTCGGCTCCCGCTACCTAAGCCTCAACTGGCACTACGACATCCGCGTAGGCCGCCGGGGTTCTCCTCTATACTTAGTCACCGGACCCGAGCTGGCCTTTAACAACTACATGCTCGATGGCAACTATCAGTTTGCGGACGCCGACAACCGGACGGAAATTGCGCAAGCTCCCGCGGGCCGGGAGCTGGAAAAAAGCAAGCTGGCCGTCACCACTATCAACTTGCCGCTGATGGCCAAGCTCAGCTTCCAAAACAAAAAGGGCAAAGACGCCTTCCGCATCGGGGCGGGCGGGTTTGTGGGCTACCGCCTGGGCTCCCACACCAAGCTGAAATATGAGCAGGACGGCCGCACCCGCAAAGACAAGGACCGTGGCGGCTACAACCTCCAGGACTTTCAGTACGGCGTGCAGGGCATCATTGGCATCCGCGGCATCGAGCTGTTTGCCAAGTACAATCTGAACGAAGTGTTCAAGGACAACCGCGGCCCCCAGGCCCAAACCCTTAGCTTCGGCTTCTCCTCGTTGCTGAATTAG
- a CDS encoding DUF1911 domain-containing protein: MDKREPLLTESFFEQTVSFTQSSIERFAAPLRDQYETIAKPEVFLFAVFNKRYALLSLKYSRGYPVQDLVPDLLAAIDALAAYKQHPQAEDFFFNGEQDEYMQAVALLSLGLLLRVDTDVFKRLVEAIGLNGQDYLLEWLAGRRLPHRPPTVQLLFPKTYARLRDAIQAPRDLTPPFLKAFLAHWYESLDTVWYNIHAHRTDAAGFTGYWCWEAAAVAFALRVDDTELQTMRYYPKDLADVAFGRSTTPV; encoded by the coding sequence ATGGATAAACGAGAACCACTATTGACAGAGAGCTTTTTTGAACAGACAGTGTCTTTTACTCAAAGTTCAATTGAACGCTTTGCAGCTCCGTTACGAGACCAATATGAAACCATCGCCAAGCCAGAGGTATTTCTTTTCGCCGTTTTTAACAAGCGTTATGCACTGCTTAGCTTAAAATACTCGCGCGGCTACCCTGTTCAGGATTTAGTACCTGATTTGCTGGCTGCCATTGACGCGCTAGCAGCTTACAAGCAACACCCGCAAGCAGAAGATTTCTTTTTCAACGGGGAGCAGGACGAGTACATGCAGGCCGTGGCCCTCCTCTCGCTCGGCTTACTGCTGCGCGTAGACACCGATGTATTTAAGCGGTTAGTCGAAGCCATTGGCCTCAATGGGCAGGACTACCTGCTGGAATGGCTGGCCGGGCGGCGCCTGCCCCACCGCCCGCCGACCGTGCAGCTGTTGTTTCCCAAGACCTACGCCCGCCTGCGCGACGCCATCCAGGCCCCGCGTGACCTGACGCCCCCCTTCCTCAAAGCCTTTCTGGCCCACTGGTACGAAAGCCTGGATACGGTCTGGTACAATATCCACGCCCACCGAACCGATGCGGCCGGCTTCACGGGTTACTGGTGCTGGGAGGCGGCGGCCGTGGCGTTTGCCCTGCGCGTGGATGACACTGAACTGCAAACCATGCGCTACTACCCTAAGGACCTGGCAGACGTTGCCTTCGGGCGCAGTACCACGCCGGTCTAG
- the sdaAB gene encoding L-serine ammonia-lyase, iron-sulfur-dependent subunit beta: MAEKSSIFDMIGPVMIGPSSSHTAGVVRIARAAIRILGSVPTHATITFYNSFARTYEGHGSDRAIVAGLLGMATDDVRIREAFDHARAAGLQYTFQGVGNASTMHPNTIRLQLRDERTGHAVEVVGQSRGGGVIRIVEVDGFPADFSASLHTLIIDADDVPGSIAFIASVIAHDDCNIATMFVSRKGKRDAARQFIEMDSGLRDITLEYLRQLRWVHRVTYIPTID; this comes from the coding sequence ATGGCTGAGAAATCCAGTATTTTCGATATGATTGGGCCGGTGATGATAGGACCCAGCTCCTCGCACACGGCCGGAGTGGTGCGCATTGCGCGGGCCGCCATCCGCATCCTGGGCAGCGTGCCCACCCACGCCACCATCACCTTCTACAACTCCTTTGCCCGCACCTACGAGGGCCACGGCTCCGACCGCGCCATCGTGGCCGGCCTGCTGGGCATGGCCACCGACGACGTGCGCATCCGCGAGGCTTTCGACCACGCCCGCGCGGCCGGCTTGCAGTACACGTTTCAGGGCGTGGGCAACGCCTCCACCATGCACCCCAACACCATCCGGCTCCAGCTGCGCGACGAGCGCACCGGCCATGCCGTGGAGGTGGTGGGCCAGAGCCGGGGCGGGGGCGTTATCCGCATTGTGGAGGTGGATGGCTTCCCGGCCGACTTCTCGGCCTCCCTGCACACGCTCATCATCGACGCCGACGACGTGCCCGGCTCCATTGCCTTTATTGCCTCGGTTATTGCCCACGACGACTGCAACATTGCCACCATGTTTGTGTCGCGGAAAGGCAAGCGCGACGCCGCCCGGCAGTTTATCGAAATGGACTCCGGCCTGCGCGACATCACCCTGGAGTACCTGCGCCAGCTGCGCTGGGTCCACCGCGTTACTTACATTCCCACCATCGATTGA
- a CDS encoding RNA polymerase sigma factor, giving the protein MTDAELIAACRQGSSRAQKQLYERFAGLMLTVCLRYLRRREDAEEALMVGFTKVFRALDQYRHEGSFEGWVRRIMVNEALGQLRRKEPLHLAIDDLTYDTPATPADAESQLNAADMLAVLAELPAGYRTVFNLYALEGYTHPEIGELLGISEGTSKSQLSKARAMLQRRLAAAAAQARPSSTASPKELYATGRY; this is encoded by the coding sequence GTGACTGATGCCGAGTTGATAGCCGCCTGTCGCCAGGGGAGCAGCCGCGCCCAGAAGCAGCTCTACGAGCGGTTTGCCGGGCTGATGCTGACCGTGTGCCTGCGCTACCTGCGCCGCCGCGAAGACGCCGAGGAAGCCCTGATGGTGGGGTTTACCAAGGTGTTTCGGGCCCTGGACCAGTACCGCCACGAGGGCTCGTTTGAGGGCTGGGTGCGGCGCATCATGGTGAACGAAGCCCTGGGGCAGCTGCGCCGCAAGGAGCCCCTGCACCTGGCCATCGACGACCTCACCTACGACACGCCCGCCACCCCGGCCGACGCCGAAAGCCAGCTCAACGCCGCCGACATGCTGGCCGTACTAGCCGAACTACCCGCCGGCTACCGCACGGTGTTTAACCTGTACGCCCTGGAGGGCTACACCCACCCCGAAATAGGCGAGCTGCTGGGCATTTCGGAAGGCACCAGTAAGTCGCAGCTCAGCAAGGCCCGCGCCATGCTGCAGCGCCGCCTGGCCGCTGCCGCTGCCCAGGCCCGCCCCTCTTCTACCGCCTCACCCAAAGAACTGTATGCAACCGGAAGATATTGA
- a CDS encoding NAD(P)/FAD-dependent oxidoreductase: MPDKQELELLLPPEVAYDELARYRALLDAAGLRPGQADFVHLRKRSIDARGRQPLVRLRADIYHSAPPADLFGPWFHYPDVSRARRSVLIVGAGPAGLFAALRAIELGIRPVVLERGKDVRTRRRDLAALNKEHVVHPDSNYCFGEGGAGTYSDGKLYTRSTKRGDVQRILRLLVQHGATPDILVDAHPHIGTNKLPGVVAALRDSIRAAGGEVRFDTRVDDLILEKDHLRGVVTAAGEALEADAVILATGHSARDIYELLHRRGVLIEAKPFALGVRVEHPQQLIDQAQYRRPDRGPLPAASYALVHQTQWQGRQRGVFSFCMCPGGFIVPAATAPGEVVVNGMSPSRRDSRFANSGIVAAVELEDLDLRRHGPLAGLRLQQDIERRACQLAGGTQLAPAQRLGDFLQKKVSRELLETSYQPGLHAVVMDEVLGAGLAERLRQGFRDFGRKIPGYATNLAQLVGVESRTSSPVRIPRDRDTLEHPQVRGLFPCGEGAGYAGGIVSAAMDGERCAEAVFAR; encoded by the coding sequence ATGCCCGACAAACAAGAACTGGAACTGCTGCTTCCGCCGGAAGTAGCCTACGACGAGCTGGCCCGCTACCGCGCCCTGCTCGACGCGGCCGGCCTCAGGCCCGGCCAGGCCGACTTCGTGCACCTGCGCAAACGGTCCATTGATGCCCGCGGCCGCCAGCCCCTGGTGCGCCTGCGTGCCGACATCTACCACTCCGCCCCGCCCGCCGACCTGTTCGGCCCCTGGTTTCACTACCCCGACGTGAGCCGCGCCCGGCGCTCGGTGCTTATTGTGGGGGCCGGGCCGGCGGGGCTGTTTGCGGCGTTGCGCGCCATTGAGCTGGGAATCAGGCCCGTGGTGCTGGAGCGCGGCAAGGACGTGCGCACCCGCCGCCGCGACCTGGCCGCCCTGAACAAGGAGCACGTGGTGCACCCCGACTCCAACTACTGCTTCGGCGAGGGCGGGGCCGGCACCTACTCCGACGGCAAGCTCTACACCCGCTCCACCAAGCGCGGCGACGTGCAGCGCATCCTGCGCCTGCTGGTGCAGCACGGCGCCACCCCCGACATTCTGGTGGATGCCCACCCCCACATTGGCACCAACAAGCTGCCCGGCGTGGTGGCCGCCCTGCGCGACAGTATCCGGGCGGCCGGGGGCGAGGTGCGCTTCGACACCCGCGTAGACGACCTCATCCTGGAAAAAGACCACCTGCGCGGAGTGGTGACGGCCGCAGGCGAAGCCCTGGAAGCCGACGCCGTGATTCTGGCCACCGGCCACTCGGCCCGCGACATCTACGAGCTGCTGCACCGGCGCGGGGTGCTCATCGAGGCCAAGCCCTTTGCCCTGGGCGTGCGCGTGGAGCACCCCCAGCAGCTTATCGACCAGGCCCAGTACCGCCGCCCCGACCGGGGGCCGCTGCCGGCGGCTTCGTACGCGCTGGTGCACCAAACCCAGTGGCAGGGCCGGCAGCGCGGGGTGTTTTCGTTTTGCATGTGTCCCGGCGGCTTCATTGTGCCGGCCGCCACGGCCCCCGGCGAGGTAGTGGTGAACGGCATGAGCCCCAGCCGCCGCGACTCGCGCTTTGCCAACTCCGGCATTGTGGCGGCCGTGGAGCTGGAAGACCTGGACCTGCGCCGGCACGGCCCGCTGGCCGGCCTGCGCCTCCAGCAGGACATTGAGCGGCGGGCCTGCCAGCTGGCCGGCGGCACCCAGCTGGCCCCGGCCCAGCGCCTCGGCGACTTTCTGCAGAAAAAGGTGAGCCGGGAGCTGCTGGAAACCAGCTACCAGCCCGGCCTGCACGCCGTGGTCATGGACGAGGTGCTGGGCGCGGGCCTCGCGGAGCGCCTGCGCCAGGGCTTCCGCGACTTCGGCCGCAAGATTCCGGGCTACGCCACCAACCTGGCCCAGCTAGTGGGCGTGGAAAGCCGCACGTCCTCGCCCGTGCGCATTCCCCGCGACCGGGACACACTGGAGCATCCGCAGGTGCGCGGGCTGTTTCCGTGCGGCGAAGGCGCCGGGTACGCCGGCGGCATCGTGTCGGCGGCCATGGACGGGGAGCGGTGCGCCGAGGCGGTATTTGCGCGGTAG
- a CDS encoding TrmH family RNA methyltransferase, protein MVSKAVAKYVHALHLKKYRLRHGAFLVEGGKSVRELLRSQLTTERLCLTADFADKIQAELPAGVPLDLVSEDELTRLSTLSTNTTALAVARLPPEPPLRPVPGQLLLALDQVRDPGNVGTLIRLADWYGLAGVVCSDTCADPWAPKTVAATMGSFTRVPVWQRNLPAWLGTLPAGLPVYGADLHGDNVHRLSLRPSGVLVMGSESHGLTPEVEAGLTQRLHIPGRGQAESLNVAVSAAILLDNFYRNA, encoded by the coding sequence ATGGTATCAAAAGCAGTAGCGAAATACGTGCACGCGCTGCACCTGAAAAAGTACCGGCTCCGGCACGGCGCCTTCCTGGTGGAGGGCGGCAAGAGCGTCCGGGAGTTGCTAAGGTCGCAACTTACAACGGAACGCCTGTGCCTGACAGCCGATTTCGCCGACAAAATTCAAGCCGAGCTGCCCGCTGGCGTGCCCCTCGACCTCGTGAGCGAGGACGAGCTGACCCGCCTCAGTACGCTCAGCACCAACACCACCGCCCTGGCCGTAGCCCGCCTGCCCCCGGAGCCGCCGCTGCGCCCGGTGCCCGGCCAGCTGCTGCTGGCCCTGGACCAGGTGCGCGACCCTGGCAACGTGGGCACCCTCATCCGGTTGGCCGACTGGTACGGCCTGGCCGGGGTGGTGTGCTCCGACACCTGCGCCGACCCCTGGGCCCCCAAAACCGTGGCCGCCACCATGGGCTCGTTTACGCGGGTGCCCGTGTGGCAGCGCAACTTGCCCGCCTGGCTCGGCACGCTGCCCGCCGGCCTGCCCGTGTACGGCGCCGACCTGCACGGCGACAATGTGCACCGCCTCAGCCTGCGCCCCAGCGGCGTGCTGGTCATGGGCAGCGAGTCGCACGGCCTCACCCCCGAAGTGGAAGCCGGCCTCACCCAGCGTCTGCACATTCCCGGCCGCGGCCAGGCCGAAAGCCTGAACGTAGCCGTGTCGGCGGCTATTCTGCTGGATAATTTCTACCGGAATGCGTGA
- a CDS encoding CoA-binding protein, translated as MKKTLVLGASDNPARYAYRAVHQLKNHGYDVVPVGIRKGQVAGLAIHTDRPHPTDVDTVTLYVGPQNQPGWYDYILALNPKRIIFNPGTENPELERLAQQRGIRTEEACTLVMLSVGQY; from the coding sequence ATGAAAAAGACCCTTGTTCTCGGCGCTTCCGATAACCCGGCCCGCTATGCCTACCGGGCCGTGCATCAGCTCAAAAACCACGGCTACGACGTAGTGCCCGTGGGCATCCGGAAAGGCCAGGTGGCCGGCCTTGCCATTCACACCGACCGGCCCCACCCCACCGATGTAGACACCGTGACCCTGTACGTGGGCCCGCAAAACCAGCCCGGCTGGTACGATTACATCCTGGCCCTCAATCCCAAACGCATCATCTTTAACCCCGGCACCGAAAACCCCGAGCTGGAGCGCCTGGCCCAGCAGCGCGGCATCCGGACCGAGGAAGCCTGCACGCTGGTGATGCTAAGCGTGGGTCAGTACTAG
- a CDS encoding NAD(P)-dependent oxidoreductase, producing the protein MKTIALFGASGKTGQQFLPQALAQGYKIKALVRTPAKLSTQHPNLEVIQGDVLDPEAVARTVQGTDVVVSLFGHVKGSPEWLQTDGTRHIVRAMQQHGVQRIISLSGGGLPTTEDKPKLPDHLIRGIMKLFVPKILNDAIRHADVLRQSPARWTIVRGPRLTDEPRRGQYRVGWVGVNASTSVGRADLADFLLKQVEDEQFVGKMPFVSY; encoded by the coding sequence ATGAAAACCATTGCCCTTTTCGGCGCCTCCGGCAAAACCGGCCAGCAATTCTTGCCGCAGGCTTTAGCGCAAGGCTATAAAATCAAAGCGCTGGTGCGCACGCCGGCCAAGCTCAGCACCCAGCACCCCAACTTGGAAGTAATCCAAGGCGACGTGCTCGACCCCGAGGCCGTGGCCCGCACCGTGCAGGGCACCGACGTGGTGGTGAGCCTATTCGGCCACGTGAAAGGCTCGCCGGAGTGGCTGCAAACCGATGGTACCCGCCACATCGTGCGGGCCATGCAGCAGCACGGCGTGCAGCGCATCATCAGCCTCTCCGGGGGCGGCCTGCCCACCACCGAGGACAAGCCCAAGCTGCCCGACCACCTCATCCGGGGCATTATGAAGCTGTTCGTGCCTAAAATCCTGAACGACGCCATTCGTCACGCCGACGTGCTGCGCCAGAGCCCGGCGCGCTGGACCATCGTGCGCGGCCCCCGCCTCACCGACGAGCCCCGCCGCGGGCAGTACCGCGTGGGCTGGGTGGGCGTAAATGCCAGCACCAGCGTCGGCCGCGCCGACCTGGCCGACTTTCTCCTCAAGCAGGTTGAAGACGAACAGTTCGTGGGCAAGATGCCGTTTGTGAGCTATTAG
- a CDS encoding tryptophan 2,3-dioxygenase family protein — MPTPEEEFSPAVLAQLRRLQARYAADGQDLAAYLEGLYYTDYVNYWDYIELDTLLSLQRPLTQIPDERIFIIYHQITELYFKLCLCEYEQLGDLQEPTVQEVVLRVGRINRYFENLIDSFDVMVDGMDKQQFLQFRMALMPASGFQSVQYRMIELASTALSNLVPEEQRRLLGQAPAHDELLGCIYWKSGATVEDTGAKALTLLQFEQKYTQQLMEHARRFEQRNLWAVVQRLPPGPDGQQHPRLVRHLRQLDVNVNVNWPLMHYKSAVRYLERHPSEIPATGGTNWKKYLPPKFQRRIFYPPLWSAQELAEWGKGWVESVLGEG, encoded by the coding sequence ATGCCTACCCCCGAAGAAGAGTTCTCGCCGGCCGTGCTGGCCCAGCTTCGGCGCCTGCAAGCCCGCTACGCCGCCGATGGCCAGGACCTGGCCGCCTACCTCGAAGGTCTGTATTACACCGACTACGTCAACTACTGGGATTACATCGAGCTGGACACCCTGCTCAGCCTGCAACGGCCCCTGACCCAGATTCCGGACGAGCGGATTTTTATCATCTACCACCAGATTACGGAGCTGTACTTCAAGCTCTGCCTCTGCGAGTACGAGCAGCTGGGCGACTTGCAGGAGCCCACCGTGCAGGAAGTGGTGCTGCGCGTGGGCCGCATCAACCGCTACTTCGAGAACCTGATTGACTCGTTCGATGTGATGGTGGACGGCATGGACAAGCAGCAGTTTCTGCAGTTCCGGATGGCCCTGATGCCGGCTTCGGGGTTTCAGAGCGTGCAGTACCGCATGATTGAGCTGGCCAGCACGGCCCTCTCCAACCTGGTGCCCGAGGAGCAGCGCCGCCTGCTGGGCCAGGCCCCCGCCCACGACGAGCTGCTGGGCTGCATCTACTGGAAGTCGGGGGCCACGGTGGAAGACACCGGCGCCAAGGCCCTGACGCTGCTGCAGTTTGAGCAGAAGTACACCCAGCAGCTGATGGAGCACGCCCGCCGCTTCGAGCAGCGCAACCTCTGGGCCGTGGTGCAGCGCCTGCCGCCCGGCCCCGATGGCCAGCAGCACCCGCGCCTCGTGCGCCACCTGCGCCAGCTCGACGTGAACGTGAACGTGAACTGGCCGCTGATGCACTACAAGTCGGCGGTGCGCTACCTGGAGCGCCACCCCAGCGAAATCCCGGCTACGGGCGGCACCAACTGGAAAAAGTACCTGCCCCCGAAGTTTCAGCGCCGCATCTTCTACCCCCCGCTCTGGAGCGCCCAGGAGCTGGCCGAATGGGGCAAAGGTTGGGTGGAAAGCGTGCTGGGCGAAGGGTAA